One Primulina eburnea isolate SZY01 chromosome 4, ASM2296580v1, whole genome shotgun sequence genomic window, GCACCAAGTTTTACCTAGATAGGAAGATTGGTGAAATAAGAACCATACAAATAGAAATCAACGTCAAGCACATATTCCAGAGTTTTAACAGCGCGACTTTATTAAGCTCAAATAGATATTGTCAATGGAAAGATAAAGAGCACCTGTAATAGTTCCGTGAACTACAGTTCCGTTCTTGAGCTCTATTGAGACGGTCTCGTTGTTCAGTTTCATCAGAAATCTGCCGAGCAAAAACAATTGCACAGAAAATCAAGGAATTAAGAGAACAGAAGAAATTACCAAAAGAAATACGAATAAGCTCGAATCATACCTAACGAGCTTCATCGTAGCTCGGATCGCCGTACAGGCTAGGGTTCCAAAAATTGAAAGTTACTGCTGGGAGCGGGAGGGGATGCTCTTTTATTTAATGATAAAGTCGCTGTTTCAGTGGGCTTTCTTTTTAAATCGCATTAAGGGAATGAAAACGTGTTGTTccttggcaaattttattccgTTGTGgtcaaattaaatttatttaacattttggaaaattaattttgattttaatttgatTTGAAAGTGAAAATGAAATAAAGCTCGATAGTTTTCAAACTTAATTACTGAAATCTATTAAATAACTGAATTATGACACAAACTCGTTCGATTATAAACATAGTTATACTAAATAAAAAGACTTTTTAGTCGTGTATTGTTTTGAATCAATTATAATCATGTAACTGcgttaaatttaatattttttgtcaAAATCATGTtactatataataatattatttgaatctttataatCACGTGGTTAAAGTTATGTACGTGTCAAATAAAGATTCATTAACTGCATGACTATAAAAACTTAATAATGGTATAGAATATctaattgcatattttttttattagaatCAATAAAATTGTGTTAGAACATAATTATAAGAATATAATTGTTTTAATGGaattgataaaaataaaaatattacagCTTTATAAGGACTAAAACTgacattttgtttaaaatttactACAATAAATATGGTTAAATTATTTCttgaattgatatgaaattagcaaaaaaaatagaaaaatggctgattaaaacataatcaatttaaataaattttatctaTTAACTCTGGCAAATACATTttttcagttaattattttCCCATGAAATCAACATTTGGTCAACCAAAAAATGACCGTTGATGGTTCCAGCACTCGCAAATTATGACCGTTGCGAGTTTGACGGGGATTCTACTATGTTTAAATATGCGAGACAAGCCCCTGCTTACTCCACTAATTCATTCCACAAACATCTGAAATCTCTGTTAATCTATCTCGCAAATTATTTCAAGTTCTTGTTTCCTACTTCATTTTGTGTTGCAAATTCAACttgctaaatttttttttccgcaTCTGTTCTTTACTTGAATAAATGGCGGAAACAAAACATGCCCATATCGTTGAAATCCCAGTAGACGAAGAGCGTCAGCAAAAGCTGATCCAGCAGCACCACCCGTTGGCGGAGATTTCTAGAAGCCCCGGTCATTTCTTGCTTCTCAAGCTTTGGCAGAGAGAAGAAGATCTCCACAGCCGTAGGCTAGCCATGAAAGAATCAAGAATGGATTCGATCAAACAAGAAATCTTCCAACTCTGCtgtttcttcttcatttttcaTGGCTTGTTTTTTACAGTTCTGTTCACATCTTCTTCAGGGGACCGTCAACTGGGTTGTAGAAAGTGGTGGATCCCATGTGTCTTATCTCTGTGCTATTCTGCTGTGATTGTTTTTCTTGTCCAGTTGAAGCTTTGCAGGTACTGGAAGATGGAAGGGCAGTTGCAGAGGGAACGGGCAGAGGGGCGGGGACTGACTCGGTGTATTCAGGAGCTGAGGATGAAAGGAGATAGTTTTGATCTGTGTAAAGAGCCTCAAAATGGGAAGAGAATGAAGAGTTCGAGTGTGGAGATCAAGTGGAGGCCACTTACTTGGTGCACTCGGTATTGTGCGACTGTTTGTCTTGTTTGTTTTACAGGTTTGGCATTTCCAGTATGCAGATTCATGCTTTGTGCTTAATCGTGAGGGTTATCGACCAACTTGGCCATAGTCAAGAATTTTATTGAAACGAGAATTGCCGCTGAAATGTTTTGGAGCCACAAAATTTGCATTTTTATTGCGCAATCACCCAATGTGCAATGTTTTCAACGCGAAATGAAAGGTCGGATGCAGAAAGTATAGCTTTCCTAATTCTGTATCAAAAAATTGCTAAAAATTAGTGGTTAAAACATTCAGGAAGAAGATGGAGCAAATGGGATTAACATATATAGGAAGGAATGAAGCTGTTTTGGTccgatttttatttttccaacTGTTGGATCCAATCTGTGGAGAGACACTGCTGATAAGAGTAGGAGACACTCCACTTGTGTAGTTGTGTTTTGCTAAAAGTCTGCCACATCCATCTTGTGTCCTACATGCGCTAATGACGAGCCTTTTCAGATGAGAAGATAAAATTAAATGTACATGCAAATTCTGCCCCATCAGACCGCCAGACATGCACAATTTTATGTTGTCGTGATCAAGAGTTCCATGAAGTAATAAAATGTCACTTTTCTCATTTTCAGAGTCATCTGTTGTTGGGGAAATTTAAATTCATTTGTTTTTACATGTTTAGGTTGTCCTAGTCTTTAGGAGTGTCAGTGGTGGTACCAGAGTTGGTTGAGTTCcaaggaagaaaaaaaaagagaaattgaTGGCTTCCGAAAGTTTTGTACATGCAGCCATGATGGTCACTATGATCATTGGAGATGCTCATGGAGAACTTCTTGAGGTCCAAAGAATAATGGACGGTTGTTGTTTCTGGAGTAGCAGAACTAGCAACAAATGTTGTGTTGACAGATGCACAAAAGGCAGAGCTTGAAGGGCTGAAACTAAAGGATCTTAAAGCAAAGAATTATCTCTTCCAAGTTATTGATCGCTCAATCTTGGAAACGATTGTTTGCAGACACGGCCAAGCATATTTGGGATTCCATGAAGAAGAAATACCAAGGTACAGCAAGAGCTAAGAGGCATCAGCTTCAAGCACTTCGTTCAGAGTTCGAAATACTTCGAATGAAGTCGGGAGAATCAGTTATAGACTATTTTTCAAGAATGGTGGCAATCGTTAACAAGATGCGGATCCATGGCGACAAGACTGAGGATGTTCTCATTGTAGAGAAGATTTTTCGATCCTTGACcccaaaatttaattttgttgtCTGTGCTATGGAAGAAGCAAATGACGTTGGTTTACTGTCAATTGATGAATTACAAAGTTCTTTCTTAGTTCATGAGCAAAAAATTAACTAGCAAGAAAAAGAAGAACAAGCATTGAAAGCCCTATCAAAATATCACTCCACACCTAGTAAAGCTGATAGAGGAAGAGGAAGAGGTAGAGGTCGATGTAGAAGAGGAAGAAACAACAATGATCGTGGGTAGAGGACGATCAATGATCAAGAGAGTCAATTTCAAGAAAGAGGTAGAGGACGTGGAGGCCACCATCCAACAACTTATAGATCAAAGTCATTAGACAAGTCCAATGTTGAATGTTTCAGATGTCATAGGTATGACCATTATAAATCAGAATGTCAAAGTGTAGATCAAATTAACTTTGTAGAAAAGGAAGAAGAGTTGTCTCTTTTGATGGTGTGTCATGTGAAGGAAAATACTCAACAAAACACGTGGTATTTAGACATTGGTTGCAGCAACCACATGTGTGGAGCAAAGGAGGTGAGATTTTTATCAAAGATGGAGTATGTCAAATTCAAGATGCAATGTTGGGCTTAATTGCTCAAGTTAACATGACCGTGAATCTTATGTTCCCACTAGTTTTACGTATAGTTTTTGTTATGTTAAAACAACCTCGTTTCTTGATATACATTGTTTTTTTAtgccaaataaataaatttattcacTGCATAGTTGTCGGTAGATAACCAAAAAAATATTCTGatcgatttttaaaaaaattagcctTCTTTTACTTTCATTTTTTCCTCTTTAATCTTCACATTTAGAAAAGGAGAATATATGCTACAATATGTGGAATAAATTCGATTTATATTCTATTGTAactcaaaaatcatatacaaATATTGCGAAAGCATAACAAATctcttaaattttattttagtatatttatacattttataaatatgGTTGTATATGGATGTGTCTTGCCGTTAAAGTTGATCTAATAAAAACTCAGATGTCATACAATCGTCACTATTACCCATACAAATGATGACCTCACCCCATGATTATTTGTGACGACGATCGCTTGTGAATATCTCAAATATGAAAAATCAGGAGGACTGATCTTAGATAGAATTGTTTTTGAGAGTGATATTCGAttcatgaaaatgttttatatataaattataccGAATCTTatgaaatcattttaattttattcattcaAACAAGACCATGAACTCACAttattgaaatttgaaatacaaCAATTCAATCGCAACCTAATATGATTGTCACATGATATTCATCCGTCAAACCACTCTATAAATCAAATATCTATCTTCAATTCAAATACATTGATTCAAACACGAATAACAAACCTCATCCATCCCTAACATATTGTACCCAAAGTCATGCGGAAATCGCTCCTCCTAAAGTCAATAATAGAAACAAAAATGGAGGTGTGCCGGGAAAAGAATGATAATAAAACGTGTCAAAATGTATGAACAtgaaatttcaaagaaaaagaTCGTTGGCCGAATCATCGATGATCGAGGGAGGCTGAGGCCCAAACGGGCCAGCCCAGTTTTCGTCTCTCTTtgaatatatttttgaaatgatAAAACACGAATTACTTGTCATGCATAAATTGCCTTCGTTTgcttatttcattattttatttattataataattttcaTGTCGGCTCTGCTCTCTCACTATTTACAGCTCTAATAAGCACGAGATTTAAAAACtttgtttatatttatttttttcttactaatatatattattttcaattaaaCACATCAGACACttccaataattttttttaataaaataataataataatttatttggaTATATATGTTTGTTTTTACTCGAATTCGTGTTTATTTTTATGCAAATTGTTCTGGTCAAGTGTAGAGCATATTTCTTGTGGAACGGTCTCataatctttatctgtgagacgagtcaatctacctatattcataataaaaaataatacttttttcatgtataacccaaataagatattcgtctcataaaatatgacCGATCAGAtcatctcacataaatttttatttaaagtgtaaaaacataatataaattcggGTCAATGTTAACATAAATTTCACAAACATTTAACCTTTCCTTTTAGGAGTGGCAAATCAGGTCACGGCGGTAAGAAAACAACACAAGAGCAGTACAATTACCTGTTTCCATCACTTGAATAAATAGGCACCCCTTCAGTCACATTTTTCTTCCCCCTTCCACGTTTAGCTTTTGCTATACCGACGCCCTACCCCTACCCCTACCCTCCATTCAATTATTACCCCATAAATCTGCCGCCTGCTCGGACTGATACAGTATAGTCTGCTGTGTGTTGGTTGTGGTTGGGTTTTCGCCGCGGTCGTCATCATCGCCGCCGGGAACGATGTCTTCTGGCAGGTACATGGCGTACTCACCGTCTCCATCCGCACCTCACTCTCCACACATCTCCGCGGCTGCCGGGATTCGCTCCGCCTCTGCTATAGTGGAGCAGGAAAAGTAATTTTCGGTTTCCTGCCTGCAGTGCTGTGTTTGTTGTATCAATTGGTTTTTGTTGAATTTTACAGTAGATCTTTCAGAAATATGTGGCTCGATTGCATCCGTGTTTATGTGATTGAGTCGGTGATGTCAgctcttgatggatattcattTTCAGACTGTTTCTATATTAAGTAGAATCATGTTTGATAAGCAGTGAGTTTTTCTTattcttttgatatttgattatcATCTTCCTTGTATAATTTAGATTTAACTTTGAGATGAGCAAAGAATAAGACTTTATATTTAATCCTATTCCCATGAATCATTTGTGTGGTCATTCGAATAAAGATTGTTATGCAACCGCTGAATCAATTTTTGGGGAAACTGGGAGAAAGAAAAAAGTAGTAGCCATTCCGATAAGAGATTATTTCCTTGGTCAAAGGAACACGTTACTTGATCCATTTGTCTTTTTGCCACATGCTAGGAAATGGGACCAAACCTTTCTCCAGTCTCCCTGGATGCTCCAAAAAACGAAGTCAATTAGAATAAGAATCCATAACATCCATAGTCTTTACATTCAGCAAAATTTTACAAATGAAAAAAACTTAGCAAAGACCTCCGGGGCTGGACCGGGAACATGAATGTCGATTTACTCAACCAGTAATTTGATGCAGGATTTTTCTTCTCCTGTGGTGTTTTTTAATCCTCAAGTGTGAACTGAATCACTTTATTTTTATCCAAGCATAAAAGTTCAAAGCAGATGTTGGtgatttaatcattttttggGTCATCTTTTGTTCTTTCTTACATTACTATTGCTAATGCTGACACCTAATGGTTTCCAATTCGTCAGGTATTTATCTGAGTTGTTTGCAGAAAGGAACAAACTCAATCCATTTATGGCTGTGCTACCAAATATCTACCGGTTACTGAATCAAGGTGAGATAAATAATTCCACATGTATCTTTGGTTCAAAAATAATATAGACATCCTTGAACAATCTCATTGCCACCTTAGATATTAGAACGTGTAAAATGGAACACTTTCTGTGTATATGGTTTGAGTACATTTTCTCCTTCATGCCAATACTGGATTGCACCATGTCTCATCAGAGTAACGATTATAAGTACGAAACTAGCTTTtgataaaaaggaaaaaatctCTTTTGGGAAGGGTGTGGGAGATTGTAGATATTACCTTGAGTCTAACTCCAGTGATTCGAATCATGCATAAGAAATTCCtgttttttatcattttaaatttaaatttaacttTTACATATAAGATTTACTCATGTTTATTTCAAAGAAGAGCTTGAAAAATAGAGATTTTGACGTCTATTAGGCTTTATGCAGAAGTAACAACTTCTGGTTATCAACAGTAGGACTTAATAAGCTCCTTACCGGTTTGTTTTACTAGTTCAGATTAGAGAGCACATGATCTGTTGTGGAATGTTAAtgataataatgaaaaataGTTTATCTTTTGGGTCTATATGCACTGGATGCAACATTTACCGGGGGTGGAGGTCAAAGGTCATCACATTTCATCCATCTTTATCCACGTCTTAAGTACCTAGGAACAACTGTGACCATCAGTTCCAAACTTTGTACTTAGCAATTGGAAAGCTTGGTAGAATCAATATTTCACTAGACATTTCATTTTGACCAATGTCTCTTAATGTCCCTTTctgaaaaatcaaataaaaataccaCAAGATCGAGTAAGAACTTTTTTCACCTGAGATTGAGTATAGATCAATATGCTCAATGTTCATCAGTGACCATATAGCTGGTGAATTTTAAGCTCTGACTTTGTGGTCGGAGGCCATTGCATGCGCGGACGGTGATTGTTACGATCTATTTGAAAGACACTAGATTTTATATGGGAATATTGATATCTCAAGTTACTGGGAAGGTAAAAGAACAAGATGAAAGTAAGACCCAAACAGCTAGCATAAAATGATCAGAAAAAAGAAGGATGCATTAGCAATTAAATGATTGAGGGGCAGAGTGGAAAATTTTAGGCACAATTATGATTGAAATGGTTGTATGATTGTGTGAT contains:
- the LOC140828960 gene encoding uncharacterized protein — encoded protein: MAETKHAHIVEIPVDEERQQKLIQQHHPLAEISRSPGHFLLLKLWQREEDLHSRRLAMKESRMDSIKQEIFQLCCFFFIFHGLFFTVLFTSSSGDRQLGCRKWWIPCVLSLCYSAVIVFLVQLKLCRYWKMEGQLQRERAEGRGLTRCIQELRMKGDSFDLCKEPQNGKRMKSSSVEIKWRPLTWCTRYCATVCLVCFTGLAFPVCRFMLCA